From the Leptospira biflexa serovar Patoc strain 'Patoc 1 (Paris)' genome, one window contains:
- a CDS encoding UbiX family flavin prenyltransferase: MKLVVGLAGASGSIYAARFLKALFSIEGETYITASPASLRIFSEEYETSVKTTEDILLFVEEKWKVKPKHKFHVRNFLDIGSDIASGSNVWDAMVVIPCSMKTVASMSAGLTENLIERAADVTLKERRRLIVVPRETPYNRIHLRNMLALDEAGAILLPASPGFYQMPKTLDDLGDFIAGRILNLLGHSQTLFPKWEG, encoded by the coding sequence ATGAAACTCGTTGTGGGTCTTGCTGGGGCGAGTGGAAGCATTTATGCCGCAAGATTTTTAAAGGCTTTGTTTTCGATCGAAGGTGAAACCTATATCACAGCAAGTCCTGCCTCACTTCGCATTTTTTCAGAAGAGTATGAAACCAGTGTCAAAACTACTGAAGACATTTTATTGTTTGTGGAAGAGAAGTGGAAGGTAAAACCCAAACACAAATTCCATGTGCGCAATTTTTTGGATATTGGATCAGACATTGCCAGTGGTTCCAATGTTTGGGATGCCATGGTTGTGATTCCTTGTAGCATGAAAACTGTGGCTTCGATGTCAGCAGGTCTTACGGAAAATTTAATTGAACGTGCGGCCGATGTGACACTCAAAGAAAGAAGGCGCCTCATTGTTGTGCCAAGAGAAACTCCCTATAACCGCATCCACCTCCGCAATATGTTGGCTTTGGATGAAGCGGGTGCCATCCTCCTACCTGCATCTCCTGGGTTTTACCAAATGCCAAAAACATTGGATGATCTGGGTGATTTCATTGCAGGGAGGATTCTGAATTTACTTGGCCATTCGCAAACCCTCTTCCCTAAGTGGGAGGGGTAA
- the pyrB gene encoding aspartate carbamoyltransferase produces MYAYSHKNILDTLQFSKDDLNYLITKTNRMNALHESGKAFGILHGKLLASLFFEASTRTRMSFEAAMERLGGRLISTVGFQFSSISKGETLYDTMKMIEAYCDIAVIRHPVEGSSRIAAGAVNIPVINAGDGAGQHPTQALLDLYTIVSEKGKIDGLNIAFIGDLKYGRTIHSLINLLRHYPVHLYLISPEELRLPEKYKKNLEGFPMTWEETTDIKAIWDADVAYVTRIQEERFPDHREYEKLKDIYKVNKELVLASKKDTTILHPLPRVNELSTDVDDLPNAAYFRQAKYGVVVRMALLCLSLGVNFD; encoded by the coding sequence ATGTACGCATACTCCCATAAAAACATCTTAGACACCTTACAATTTTCCAAAGACGACCTCAATTACCTCATAACAAAAACAAACCGAATGAATGCCTTGCATGAATCGGGAAAGGCCTTTGGAATCCTTCATGGAAAACTCCTGGCTTCCCTCTTTTTTGAAGCCAGCACCCGCACTCGGATGAGTTTTGAAGCCGCCATGGAAAGGCTTGGGGGTAGGCTTATCTCCACGGTCGGTTTCCAGTTTTCTTCCATCTCCAAAGGGGAAACTTTGTATGATACGATGAAAATGATCGAAGCCTATTGCGACATTGCCGTCATCCGCCACCCAGTGGAAGGTTCGTCTCGGATTGCAGCAGGGGCAGTGAACATCCCCGTGATCAATGCAGGTGACGGAGCAGGCCAACACCCCACACAAGCTCTCCTCGATTTGTATACGATTGTTTCTGAAAAAGGAAAGATCGATGGACTGAACATTGCCTTTATTGGGGATCTGAAGTATGGGCGAACCATTCATTCTCTCATCAATCTCCTCAGACATTACCCAGTGCATTTGTATCTCATTAGTCCCGAAGAGCTAAGACTCCCCGAAAAGTACAAAAAGAACTTAGAAGGATTTCCAATGACATGGGAGGAAACCACTGACATCAAAGCAATTTGGGATGCGGATGTTGCCTATGTCACAAGGATCCAAGAAGAAAGGTTCCCTGACCACAGGGAGTATGAAAAACTAAAAGATATTTATAAGGTGAATAAGGAACTGGTCCTTGCTTCCAAAAAAGACACAACCATCCTCCACCCACTGCCACGCGTGAACGAACTATCCACTGATGTGGATGATTTGCCTAATGCAGCTTACTTTCGTCAGGCGAAGTATGGCGTTGTGGTGCGAATGGCATTACTTTGTCTGAGCCTTGGAGTGAATTTTGACTAA
- a CDS encoding LL-diaminopimelate aminotransferase, with protein MTQINENYLKLKAGYLFPEIGRRVKAYSDANQNAKIIRLGIGDVTLPLAPTIVNAMVDAAKEMGSAGGFHGYGPEQGYSFLIQKIIAHDYTARGVQIAEDEVFVSDGSKCDCGNIQEIFSLDSKIAVVDPVYPVYVDTNVMAGRTGEVGPDGRYANIVYMPATEENNFEPDFPKEKADIIYLCYPNNPTGMVATKARLTEWVNYAKKMGSIILYDSAYESFIQDPEIPKSIYEIPGAKEVAMEFRSFSKTAGFTGTRCAYLVIPKDLKGKTKSGEEVSFNSLWNRRHTTKFNGVSYITQKGAEAVFSAQGQVEIKEQISYYMENAKLIREGLVKAGYTVFGGTNAPYIWLKTPRGLKSWEFFDELLGTAQVVGTPGSGFGPAGEGYFRLSAFGKREDVISAIERIQKM; from the coding sequence ATGACTCAGATAAATGAAAACTATTTAAAATTAAAAGCGGGATACCTATTCCCTGAAATCGGAAGAAGGGTAAAAGCGTATTCCGATGCCAACCAAAATGCTAAGATCATCCGACTTGGAATCGGGGACGTGACCCTTCCACTCGCACCTACGATTGTGAATGCAATGGTGGATGCGGCCAAAGAAATGGGAAGTGCTGGTGGTTTCCATGGGTATGGACCTGAACAAGGTTATAGTTTTCTCATCCAAAAGATCATCGCTCACGATTACACAGCACGTGGCGTTCAAATTGCAGAAGACGAAGTGTTCGTTTCCGATGGTTCCAAATGTGACTGTGGGAATATCCAGGAAATCTTTTCTCTTGATAGTAAAATTGCCGTTGTGGATCCAGTCTACCCAGTGTATGTCGATACGAACGTGATGGCAGGAAGAACTGGAGAAGTGGGGCCTGACGGGCGTTATGCAAATATCGTTTACATGCCTGCAACGGAAGAAAACAATTTTGAACCGGATTTCCCAAAAGAAAAAGCAGACATCATTTACCTTTGTTACCCCAATAACCCAACAGGGATGGTGGCAACGAAAGCGCGTCTGACAGAATGGGTGAACTATGCCAAAAAAATGGGAAGTATCATCCTTTATGATTCGGCCTACGAATCCTTTATCCAAGACCCTGAAATTCCAAAATCCATTTATGAAATCCCAGGTGCCAAAGAAGTCGCAATGGAATTTCGTTCCTTTTCCAAAACGGCAGGGTTTACAGGAACACGATGTGCCTACCTAGTGATCCCAAAAGATCTCAAAGGAAAAACCAAATCGGGAGAAGAGGTGAGTTTTAATTCTCTCTGGAACCGCCGTCACACAACGAAGTTCAATGGAGTCTCCTACATCACACAAAAAGGAGCGGAGGCTGTTTTTTCAGCCCAAGGCCAAGTGGAGATCAAAGAACAAATTTCCTATTATATGGAAAATGCCAAACTCATCCGCGAAGGGTTGGTCAAGGCAGGTTACACTGTCTTTGGGGGAACAAACGCTCCATACATTTGGCTAAAAACCCCCCGAGGTTTGAAATCCTGGGAATTTTTTGATGAATTGTTGGGAACCGCACAAGTGGTCGGTACCCCTGGATCTGGTTTTGGACCGGCGGGAGAAGGGTATTTCCGGCTTTCTGCCTTCGGAAAACGGGAAGATGTCATTTCTGCCATCGAACGCATCCAAAAAATGTAA
- a CDS encoding acyl-CoA thioesterase, with protein sequence MVETIQNKLRDMELVTQHLVQPDDLNYHNNLFGGKMLSWIDEGMAMYVMNKIRYTNIVTMSMDNVVFRSPARAGDIIQIYGKIVKYGKSSITSRTLAITNHPQTGKMSAVIESDITYVCLGENGKPTAYFRNFTPPT encoded by the coding sequence ATGGTCGAGACAATTCAGAACAAACTCCGGGATATGGAACTTGTCACCCAACACTTGGTCCAACCAGACGATTTAAACTACCACAACAATCTTTTTGGGGGGAAAATGCTCTCCTGGATTGATGAGGGAATGGCAATGTATGTCATGAACAAAATCCGGTACACAAACATTGTGACCATGAGTATGGACAATGTGGTGTTTCGCTCGCCGGCTCGGGCGGGTGACATCATCCAAATCTATGGAAAAATCGTAAAATACGGAAAATCTTCCATCACCTCACGAACCCTTGCCATCACAAACCACCCCCAAACGGGAAAGATGTCTGCCGTGATTGAAAGTGACATCACCTACGTGTGTTTAGGTGAGAATGGAAAACCCACAGCCTATTTCCGTAACTTTACCCCTCCCACTTAG
- a CDS encoding DUF2203 domain-containing protein, producing MTKKIWTLEEAREVLPLVRDITKEYYLKASVLADDVRNKMLPENILESKEEEIGDVIKHWTNEILNLKIDVKGLWLVDFDHGNGFYCWTWGEEDVLYEHGYHEGFRSRKLIEETKEENDSDK from the coding sequence TTGACTAAAAAAATTTGGACTTTGGAAGAAGCAAGAGAAGTCCTTCCACTCGTGCGAGACATTACCAAGGAATATTATCTGAAAGCCAGTGTGCTTGCAGATGATGTTCGTAATAAAATGCTCCCCGAAAACATACTCGAATCCAAAGAAGAAGAAATTGGGGATGTGATCAAACATTGGACAAATGAAATTCTAAATCTTAAAATTGATGTCAAAGGTTTGTGGCTTGTAGACTTTGATCATGGCAATGGTTTTTACTGTTGGACATGGGGCGAAGAAGATGTGTTATACGAACACGGGTATCATGAAGGATTTAGATCGAGAAAACTCATAGAGGAAACAAAAGAAGAAAATGACTCAGATAAATGA
- a CDS encoding adhesin OmpL37 family surface protein, with translation MQWLWVISHTSTQCLQNKRIWGILIFENKENLNFINVALSNLAPSQEEAQTTAQPGAETPPQDPSKKNLDFDYFKLLKAANQSDFSGNMWYLQSNYVYGFRQLRQAQGELKNIFEIVLQKYIEDARALLEAAAPTIIRSNDSNAKALLRLGFRDLRSSEDLYTTGLNSSPHQYRYKLTLYKEGILTLRRAKRFAILAMIYSKTPDEDKPEYQYRSNEDLKEARNEEKQRNYEKVRDTLINFIENKRMERTVVPPGNPDAKPLDLLEQHDDNYGFITSKKLDLLLEANAQIKETEGARRESVPPTPKFDENGKAIYPEEKKK, from the coding sequence TTGCAATGGTTGTGGGTCATATCTCACACATCAACGCAGTGTCTCCAGAACAAACGAATCTGGGGGATTTTAATCTTTGAAAACAAAGAAAACTTAAATTTTATCAATGTGGCCCTCAGCAATTTGGCTCCTTCACAAGAAGAAGCACAAACCACTGCACAGCCAGGAGCCGAAACTCCTCCCCAAGATCCTTCCAAAAAGAACTTGGATTTTGATTATTTCAAACTCCTAAAAGCTGCAAACCAATCAGACTTTAGTGGGAACATGTGGTACTTACAAAGTAACTATGTGTATGGGTTCCGCCAACTCAGACAAGCCCAAGGAGAACTCAAAAACATCTTTGAAATCGTATTACAAAAATACATTGAAGATGCAAGAGCTCTCCTCGAAGCAGCGGCTCCTACCATCATTAGGTCGAATGATAGCAACGCAAAAGCATTGTTACGTTTAGGTTTTCGTGACCTTCGATCTTCGGAAGACCTTTATACAACCGGTCTCAATTCCAGCCCTCACCAATACCGTTATAAACTCACGCTCTACAAAGAAGGGATTTTAACACTCCGCCGTGCAAAACGTTTTGCCATCCTTGCGATGATTTATAGCAAAACACCAGACGAGGACAAACCGGAATATCAATACAGATCCAATGAAGATTTAAAAGAAGCTCGTAACGAAGAAAAACAACGTAACTACGAGAAGGTGAGAGACACACTCATTAACTTCATTGAAAACAAACGGATGGAAAGGACGGTTGTGCCTCCAGGGAACCCGGATGCCAAACCACTTGATTTACTTGAACAACATGATGATAATTATGGATTCATCACTTCTAAAAAGTTAGATCTACTACTTGAAGCCAATGCACAAATCAAAGAGACGGAAGGGGCAAGACGTGAGTCAGTTCCACCAACTCCAAAATTTGATGAAAATGGAAAAGCCATCTATCCAGAAGAAAAGAAAAAATAA
- a CDS encoding helix-turn-helix domain-containing protein has product MKFESLYRHFLLTRATHIPVTNEKGDLVGLLSKDRVHRELSDLGKEREDLDQIPIDILETELNESVILYFKETSLIPVIGLDGEKKETWDKPRFLAAFTKLESKQIRDPKLDSIESKLEKKKENLDSVQWFMELILSHFPDGLIATDVTGGTIFYNESFENGILTKSLFGDSIETAEKYLHNLNREVLASYLKEHDLSMGKEADTNVLTTMLPDLQSQVRIITLKKEKKVVGFLYHFATSVGGFGNGKGKSEFPDLDLAFHSKLPLETVLAEMEAHYIHKSLQRNSQNISHAASELGIPRTTLQNRIRFLNLAERFQNNQKERVVIPRKRSEKQVAPEKKPLPKKGQSKKQSSLPKKKSKNTQQKPVKSAKQTTPTEKKQVKAKKGTQNTGKPSKKAKKRR; this is encoded by the coding sequence GTGAAGTTTGAATCACTTTATCGTCATTTTTTGCTCACAAGAGCCACTCATATTCCCGTGACAAACGAGAAGGGAGATCTTGTCGGTTTACTTTCTAAAGACCGAGTCCATCGTGAATTGTCGGATCTTGGAAAAGAACGAGAAGATTTGGATCAAATCCCAATCGATATTTTGGAAACAGAACTAAACGAATCTGTTATTTTATACTTTAAGGAAACATCTCTCATCCCAGTGATTGGGCTCGATGGAGAAAAAAAAGAAACTTGGGACAAACCAAGATTCCTTGCGGCCTTTACCAAATTAGAATCCAAACAAATTCGCGATCCAAAACTGGATTCAATCGAATCCAAACTAGAGAAAAAAAAAGAAAATTTGGATTCCGTCCAGTGGTTTATGGAACTCATCTTATCCCATTTCCCGGATGGACTGATTGCCACGGATGTGACCGGTGGTACTATATTTTATAATGAAAGTTTTGAAAATGGTATTCTCACAAAATCACTGTTTGGTGATTCGATTGAAACAGCTGAAAAGTATTTACACAACCTAAATCGGGAAGTACTTGCTTCGTATCTCAAAGAACATGATTTGAGTATGGGGAAAGAAGCCGATACCAATGTATTAACAACGATGTTACCAGACTTACAATCACAAGTGCGGATCATCACATTAAAAAAAGAGAAGAAAGTGGTTGGGTTTTTATACCATTTTGCAACGAGTGTGGGTGGGTTTGGGAATGGAAAAGGTAAGTCAGAATTCCCTGATTTGGATTTGGCCTTCCATTCCAAATTGCCATTAGAAACCGTTCTTGCAGAAATGGAAGCGCACTACATCCACAAATCCTTACAAAGGAATTCTCAAAATATTTCCCATGCGGCAAGTGAGCTCGGAATCCCGAGAACCACCTTACAAAACAGAATCCGTTTTTTGAATTTGGCAGAAAGGTTCCAAAACAACCAAAAGGAAAGAGTGGTCATCCCTAGAAAACGATCAGAAAAACAGGTAGCTCCCGAAAAAAAACCACTTCCAAAAAAGGGACAAAGCAAAAAACAATCAAGTTTGCCAAAGAAGAAATCCAAAAATACACAACAAAAACCAGTTAAATCAGCAAAACAAACGACTCCCACTGAGAAAAAACAAGTAAAAGCGAAGAAAGGAACTCAAAACACTGGGAAACCTAGTAAAAAGGCAAAAAAAAGACGTTGA